One region of Chlorobiota bacterium genomic DNA includes:
- the aspS gene encoding aspartate--tRNA ligase, translating into MHPYPARTHYAGKLNDSHIGTVVALNGWVATRRDLGGLIFIDLRDHTGIAQLVFSPQYLPELMERASELRSEFVIAVSGHVRRRENPNHLLPTGEIELYVDELVILNRADVPPFEIGHREAINEELRLKYRYLDLRDPELQRIMRLRNQVYQVTHHYFAENGFVEIETPMLVRSTPEGARDYIVPSRVHPGSVYALPQSPQIYKQLLMVAGFDRYMQIAKCMRDEDLRADRQPEFTQLDLEMSFVEQEDVLQMVEGYLARLWKEVKGVELSLPLRRMTYREAMTRFGSDKPDTRFGLELQELNDLFTDTEFAVFRSALDSNGSITGINFIRGASYSRKQIDELTEHAKRYGAKGLVWLKVTANDIEGSAAKFLTDSQKANLKERMGAADGDLLLIVADRWNTAHTVCGALRLEIARREKMIPKHIDDLLYIVDFPMFESIDPETGMPVPAHHPFTSYKREDEHLLETDPLAVRANAYDLVINGYELASGSIRIHDRDTQAKVFALIGLDEEEARKKFGFLLDAFRYGAPPHGGMAPGIDRLIMILAGTDNIRDVVAFPKTMRAASLMDEAPSPVPDDQLKVLGLQIRQAP; encoded by the coding sequence ATGCATCCTTATCCTGCGCGCACGCACTACGCTGGGAAACTGAATGATAGCCATATCGGAACCGTTGTGGCGTTAAATGGCTGGGTGGCCACCCGGCGCGATCTTGGCGGCCTAATTTTTATTGACCTTCGCGACCACACCGGCATTGCCCAGCTTGTCTTTTCGCCCCAATATCTACCGGAGCTGATGGAGCGCGCCAGCGAGCTTCGGTCCGAGTTTGTGATTGCCGTTAGCGGCCACGTTCGCCGCCGCGAGAACCCCAACCACCTTCTTCCCACCGGGGAAATCGAACTTTATGTTGATGAGCTGGTGATCCTGAACCGCGCCGACGTTCCCCCGTTTGAGATTGGCCACCGCGAGGCAATCAACGAGGAGCTTCGGCTGAAGTACCGCTACTTGGACCTTCGCGACCCGGAGTTGCAGCGGATCATGCGGCTGCGGAACCAAGTCTATCAAGTGACCCATCACTACTTTGCCGAGAACGGTTTTGTGGAGATTGAGACGCCGATGCTGGTGCGCTCCACTCCGGAAGGCGCGCGCGACTACATTGTCCCCAGCCGGGTTCATCCCGGAAGCGTCTATGCCTTGCCGCAATCGCCGCAGATTTACAAGCAACTTCTGATGGTGGCGGGGTTCGACCGCTACATGCAGATCGCCAAATGCATGCGCGATGAGGACCTGCGTGCCGACCGCCAGCCGGAGTTCACCCAGCTTGATTTGGAGATGTCCTTTGTTGAGCAGGAGGACGTGCTGCAGATGGTGGAAGGATACCTTGCCCGACTTTGGAAAGAGGTGAAAGGGGTGGAGCTTTCGTTGCCGCTTCGCCGGATGACCTACCGCGAGGCGATGACCCGATTCGGAAGCGACAAGCCCGACACACGGTTCGGATTGGAGCTTCAGGAGCTGAACGATTTGTTCACCGACACCGAGTTCGCGGTTTTCCGAAGCGCGTTGGATAGCAACGGTTCCATCACCGGCATCAACTTCATTCGCGGGGCCAGCTACAGCCGCAAGCAGATTGACGAGCTTACCGAGCACGCCAAACGCTACGGAGCCAAAGGGTTGGTGTGGCTGAAGGTGACGGCCAACGATATTGAGGGGAGTGCCGCAAAGTTCCTGACCGATTCTCAGAAGGCAAACCTGAAGGAGCGGATGGGGGCCGCCGACGGCGATCTGCTGCTGATTGTGGCCGACCGCTGGAACACCGCCCACACGGTCTGCGGCGCGCTGCGGCTGGAGATTGCCCGGCGCGAGAAGATGATCCCGAAGCACATTGACGACCTTCTCTACATCGTTGATTTCCCAATGTTCGAGAGCATTGACCCGGAGACGGGAATGCCGGTTCCGGCGCATCATCCGTTTACTTCCTACAAGCGGGAGGATGAGCATCTGCTGGAAACCGACCCGTTAGCGGTTCGCGCCAACGCCTACGATTTGGTGATTAACGGGTACGAGCTGGCATCGGGAAGCATCCGTATCCACGACCGCGACACGCAAGCAAAAGTGTTCGCGCTGATTGGCTTGGATGAGGAGGAGGCGCGGAAGAAATTCGGGTTCCTGCTTGATGCCTTCCGCTACGGCGCGCCACCGCACGGCGGAATGGCCCCGGGGATTGATCGGCTGATTATGATTCTTGCGGGGACCGATAACATCCGCGACGTTGTGGCATTCCCGAAAACCATGCGCGCCGCATCGCTGATGGACGAAGCCCCTTCCCCAGTCCCCGACGACCAGCTGAAGGTGTTGGGATTGCAGATTCGGCAGGCTCCGTAA